The proteins below come from a single Gavia stellata isolate bGavSte3 chromosome 8, bGavSte3.hap2, whole genome shotgun sequence genomic window:
- the CERKL gene encoding ceramide kinase-like protein, with translation MKDVFSVKLKRRRFVGQKKGFQNRPKSLKVFVNPNSHKREATNVYYEQVAPLFKLADIKTDVTVTEYEGHALSVLKECELQAFDGVVCVGGDGSVSEVAHGLLLKAQIDAGKDTDYILTPVRAPVPLGVIPAGTTNILAHTLYGIKHAVTATLHIVMGHIQPVDVCTFSTPNKLLRFGFSAMFGFGARTLALAEKHRWMPSNQRKDFAFIKTLADLKPEECELSFLPLQIPQEDSRENDRKQKEKIKKKGSKDQWHKIQGHFLNVSIMAIPCLCSMAPRGLAPNTRLNNGSMALIVVQNTSRTEFIKHLKRYASVKNQFNFPFVETYTVQEVKVQPRLKSGLDAKENTYLNAASAEGNYPWNIDGDLMKEASAVHVRVHPQLINLYGVNTDDLEISQATCNCI, from the exons gctTTCAAAATAGACCAAAATCCTTAAAAGTGTTTGTTAATCCAAACAGCCACAAAAGAGAAGCCACTAATGTGTATTACGAACAAGTTGCACCTCTTTTTAAGCTTGCTGACATTAAAACTGATGTCACAG TAACTGAATATGAAGGACATGCTCTCTCAGTACTTAAAGAATGTGAACTCCAGGCATTTGATGG ggtAGTTTGTGTCGGTGGAGATGGCTCTGTCAGCGAAGTTGCTCATGGTCTACTACTTAAAGCCCAGATAGATGCTGGAAAAGACACAGACTATATACTAACGCCTGTCAGAGCACCGGTTCCTCTTGGAGTAATACCAGCAG GTACTACTAATATTTTGGCCCACACTCTCTATGGTATTAAGCATGCAGTGACTGCAACGTTGCACATTGTAATGg GACATATTCAACCAGTAGATGTCTGTACTTTCAGTACTCCAAACAAGCTTTTGCGGTTTGGGTTCTCAGctatgtttggttttggtgcAAGGACTCTAGCTTTGGCTGAAAAACACCGTTGGATGCCCTCCAATCAGCGGAAGGATTTTGCTTTTATCAAAACACTGGCAGACCTCAA GCCAGAGGAATGTGAATTATCATTTCTACCTCTACAAATTCCACAGGAAGACTCTCGTGAGAATGACAG aaagcagaaagagaaaattaaaaaaaagg GTAGCAAGGATCAATGGCACAAAATTCAGGGTCACTTCCTGAATGTGAGCATTATGGCAATCCCTTGTCTGTGTTCAATGGCACCAAGAGGCTTGGCACCTAATACGAG GTTGAATAATGGAAGCATGGCTCTTATTGTTGTCCAAAATACTTCTCGGACAGAGTTTATAAAACACCTGAAAAGATATGCCAGTGTAAAAAATCAG TTCAATTTTCCCTTTGTTGAGACCTACACAGTTCAAGAAGTAAAAGTACAACCGAGGCTTAAAAGTGGGCTTGAtgccaaagaaaatacatatttgaatgctgcttctgcagaaggaaattaCCCTTGGAATATAGATGGAGACTTAATGAAAGAAGCATCAGCAGTTCATGTTCG GGTGCATCCTCAACTTATTAATCTCTATGGAGTGAACACTGATGACCTGGAGATTTCCCAAGCAACATGCAATTGCATATAG